One window of the Pseudoxanthomonas sp. CF385 genome contains the following:
- a CDS encoding AGE family epimerase/isomerase yields the protein MSPTIPAHDDFRSESFLRDHIRRTMAFYHPRCIDPAGGFFHYFKDDGRVYDASHRHLVSSTRFVFNYATAALEFGGEDAALRATYMDAVRHGLAFLRDRHLDPASGGYFWTLRDGQPEDATQHCYGAAFVLLAYSIALKAGVEACRPWMDAHWDLLETRYWEPEHGLYRDEATRDWQFSDYRGQNANMHMCEAMLAAYEASHEVRYLDRALQLADHMTRRQAAQTEGLVWEHYDARWRVDTDYHRDDPKHLFRPWGFQPGHQTEWAKLLVILDGHLRRAGTPADWLLPKAGALFDRSMEASWDTESGGLVYGFAPETLRKDIEGPSLPDGRHFICDDDKYFWVQAESLACAARLAAATGEERYWQWYDRLWDYAWTHMVDHVHGAWFRILDRRNRKYDDNKSPAGKTDYHTMGACHDVLAVLRAHG from the coding sequence ATGAGCCCGACCATTCCCGCGCACGACGATTTCCGCAGCGAGTCCTTCCTGCGCGACCACATACGCCGCACGATGGCCTTCTACCACCCGCGCTGCATCGATCCGGCAGGCGGCTTCTTCCACTACTTCAAGGACGACGGACGCGTCTACGACGCTTCCCATCGCCACCTGGTCAGCAGCACGCGCTTCGTCTTCAACTACGCAACGGCGGCGCTCGAGTTCGGTGGCGAGGACGCGGCATTGCGCGCGACGTACATGGACGCGGTGCGCCACGGCCTGGCGTTCCTGCGCGACAGGCACCTGGACCCCGCGAGCGGCGGGTATTTCTGGACGCTGCGCGATGGCCAGCCGGAAGACGCCACGCAGCATTGCTACGGTGCGGCCTTCGTGCTGTTGGCGTACTCCATCGCCCTGAAGGCCGGAGTCGAAGCCTGCCGTCCGTGGATGGATGCGCACTGGGACCTGCTGGAAACCCGCTACTGGGAACCGGAGCACGGCCTGTACCGCGACGAAGCCACGCGCGACTGGCAGTTCAGCGACTACCGCGGCCAGAACGCCAACATGCACATGTGCGAGGCGATGCTTGCCGCGTACGAGGCAAGCCACGAGGTGCGGTATCTGGATCGTGCCCTGCAACTGGCGGACCACATGACGCGCCGCCAGGCGGCCCAGACCGAAGGTCTCGTCTGGGAGCACTACGACGCCCGCTGGCGTGTCGACACCGACTACCACCGCGACGATCCGAAGCACCTGTTCCGTCCCTGGGGCTTCCAGCCGGGCCACCAGACCGAATGGGCCAAGCTGCTCGTGATCCTCGATGGACATCTGCGCCGCGCCGGCACGCCGGCGGACTGGCTGCTACCGAAGGCCGGCGCGTTGTTCGACCGGTCGATGGAGGCATCCTGGGACACGGAGTCCGGCGGTCTGGTCTACGGCTTCGCGCCGGAGACGCTGCGCAAGGACATCGAAGGCCCGTCGCTTCCCGACGGTCGCCATTTCATCTGCGACGACGACAAGTACTTCTGGGTGCAGGCCGAGTCGCTGGCGTGTGCGGCCCGGTTGGCCGCCGCCACCGGCGAGGAGCGCTACTGGCAGTGGTACGACCGGCTGTGGGACTACGCTTGGACGCACATGGTCGACCACGTCCATGGTGCCTGGTTCCGCATTCTCGACCGGCGCAATCGCAAGTACGACGACAACAAGAGCCCCGCGGGGAAGACCGACTACCACACCATGGGAGCCTGCCATGACGTCCTGGCCGTACTGCGCGCGCATGGCTGA
- a CDS encoding glycoside hydrolase family 2 protein — protein MRSSLEGVRSLCFLALLVVAAAAHAVDRHRVDQGWQFRQVPSTGSAVSPEVDFTVWRTASMPGTVHTDLLAHNLIPDPYVGAPEADLQWIGLSDWEYRTTFEATAAMRGAPRSELTFEGLDTFAEVFLNGEKVLDADNAFRTWRIPVQGRLREGSNEVRVVLRSPIGRLLPRVQAMPHRIAGNYPSPYGDEPKDVLTANFVRKPGYHYGWDWGPRYVTAGIWRDVQLTSWDIARVQDLQIRQDRVTADVAEVTAIPTVDIATPGDYAIRTWQVAPGGRRTVVATRRIALPAGINRIPQAVRIERPQRWYPAGYGAQPLYTFEVEVLQGERVVDHRAVRTGLRSVQLRRERDAGGREFAFVVNDIPIFAKGANSIPFDMFPSRVTSAQLRRVLQSAVDANMNMVRSWGGGYYESDAFYDIADELGLLVWQDFMFGGGMQPAYNPAFRANVVAEAHDQIRRLRNHPSLVVWCGNNEEEIAWKYWGHGKTLKEADPAFAARVWDGYVQLFDRDLRRVVAEEGGGIAYWPSSPSDDMAEVANTPASGDMHYWEVWGNPARPPSAYLDITPRFMSEYGLQAWPVRSTIDRVIGRDDQRVDSPTVQAHQKFMAGKGNERLLHYIRMEFGEPKDFGDFVYLSQVMQAEGIGLAARHHRASRPHTMGSLYWQLNDVWPGASWSGIDWFGRWKALQFHARRFFAPVAVAALRKEARTTVSVVSDRTTSRRGEWRMRVMDLHGRVLREERKPIDVPPLSALRLGAYDDADLLGDADPARTVAVFDLSVDGEPASRDVVYFTEAKHVAWPSSPVQTRLRHDRQGATLDLTADALARAVWIDFGTLDAEISDNAMTLLPGERVTVRIASGAAPDALRDALHISTLADALSAPSSPRSTATP, from the coding sequence GTGCGATCCAGCCTGGAAGGGGTGCGATCGCTCTGCTTCCTCGCGTTGCTGGTGGTGGCCGCGGCGGCCCATGCGGTGGACCGGCATCGCGTGGACCAGGGCTGGCAGTTCCGGCAGGTGCCTTCGACGGGGAGCGCCGTCAGCCCGGAAGTCGATTTCACGGTATGGCGTACCGCATCGATGCCAGGCACCGTGCACACCGATCTGCTCGCGCACAACCTGATTCCCGATCCCTATGTCGGTGCGCCCGAGGCGGATCTGCAGTGGATCGGCCTCTCCGACTGGGAATACCGCACCACCTTCGAGGCGACCGCCGCCATGCGCGGTGCGCCGCGCAGCGAGCTGACGTTCGAAGGCCTGGACACGTTCGCCGAGGTCTTCCTCAACGGCGAAAAGGTGTTGGACGCCGACAACGCGTTCCGCACCTGGCGGATACCGGTGCAAGGCCGGTTGCGCGAGGGCTCCAACGAAGTGCGCGTGGTGTTGCGATCGCCGATCGGGCGCCTGCTGCCGCGGGTGCAGGCCATGCCGCATCGCATCGCCGGCAACTACCCTTCGCCCTACGGTGACGAACCCAAGGATGTGCTGACGGCGAACTTCGTGCGCAAGCCCGGCTACCACTACGGCTGGGACTGGGGGCCGCGTTACGTCACGGCCGGCATCTGGCGAGACGTGCAGCTGACCAGCTGGGACATCGCGCGCGTGCAGGACCTGCAGATACGCCAGGACCGCGTGACGGCGGACGTCGCTGAAGTCACGGCGATCCCGACGGTGGATATCGCTACGCCGGGCGACTATGCGATCCGTACGTGGCAGGTCGCGCCCGGGGGACGCAGGACGGTCGTCGCCACCCGTCGCATCGCGCTGCCCGCGGGCATCAACCGCATCCCCCAGGCCGTCCGCATCGAACGGCCGCAGCGCTGGTATCCGGCCGGATACGGCGCGCAACCGCTGTACACGTTCGAGGTCGAAGTCCTGCAGGGGGAGCGCGTCGTCGATCATCGCGCCGTGCGCACCGGCCTGCGGAGCGTCCAACTGCGGCGCGAACGCGACGCGGGCGGGCGCGAGTTCGCCTTCGTCGTCAACGACATCCCGATCTTCGCCAAGGGCGCGAACAGCATCCCGTTCGACATGTTCCCGTCGCGGGTAACGTCCGCACAGCTGCGGCGCGTCCTGCAGTCGGCGGTGGATGCCAACATGAACATGGTGCGCAGCTGGGGTGGCGGCTATTACGAAAGCGACGCGTTCTACGACATCGCCGACGAGCTCGGATTGCTGGTGTGGCAGGACTTCATGTTCGGCGGTGGCATGCAGCCGGCCTACAACCCCGCTTTCCGGGCCAACGTGGTCGCCGAGGCGCACGATCAGATCAGGCGCCTTCGCAATCATCCCAGCCTCGTAGTGTGGTGCGGGAACAACGAAGAAGAGATCGCCTGGAAATACTGGGGCCACGGCAAGACACTGAAGGAAGCCGACCCCGCGTTCGCCGCCCGGGTCTGGGACGGATACGTGCAATTGTTCGATCGCGACCTGCGCCGCGTCGTGGCCGAGGAGGGTGGCGGCATCGCGTACTGGCCAAGTTCGCCCAGCGACGACATGGCGGAGGTGGCGAACACGCCCGCCAGCGGCGACATGCATTACTGGGAAGTCTGGGGCAATCCGGCGCGGCCGCCGTCGGCCTATCTCGACATCACGCCGCGATTCATGTCCGAGTACGGCCTGCAGGCCTGGCCGGTGCGCAGCACGATCGATCGCGTGATCGGCCGCGATGACCAGCGCGTCGATTCGCCCACGGTCCAGGCGCATCAGAAATTCATGGCGGGCAAGGGCAACGAACGCCTGCTGCACTACATCCGCATGGAATTCGGCGAGCCGAAGGATTTCGGCGATTTCGTATACCTGAGCCAGGTGATGCAGGCGGAGGGCATCGGGCTGGCCGCGCGGCACCATCGCGCCAGCCGACCCCACACGATGGGCTCGCTGTACTGGCAGCTCAACGATGTCTGGCCGGGCGCATCCTGGTCGGGGATCGACTGGTTCGGGCGATGGAAGGCGCTGCAGTTCCATGCCCGACGGTTCTTCGCGCCGGTGGCTGTCGCGGCATTGCGCAAGGAAGCACGCACCACGGTCAGCGTGGTGTCGGACCGCACCACGTCGCGTCGGGGCGAATGGCGCATGCGGGTCATGGACCTGCATGGCCGCGTGCTGCGCGAGGAGCGAAAGCCGATCGATGTGCCGCCGCTGTCGGCCTTGCGCCTGGGCGCCTACGATGATGCGGACCTGCTCGGCGACGCCGACCCCGCGCGCACGGTGGCGGTCTTCGACCTGAGCGTGGATGGCGAGCCGGCTTCGCGCGACGTGGTGTACTTCACCGAAGCCAAGCACGTCGCATGGCCCTCGTCCCCCGTGCAGACACGGCTCCGCCATGATCGGCAGGGTGCGACGCTCGACCTGACCGCCGACGCGTTGGCGCGCGCGGTCTGGATCGACTTCGGCACCCTCGATGCCGAGATCTCCGACAACGCGATGACGCTGCTGCCCGGCGAGCGTGTCACCGTGCGCATCGCCTCCGGCGCCGCGCCCGACGCCCTGCGTGACGCCCTGCATATCAGCACCCTGGCGGATGCCTTGTCCGCGCCTTCCTCTCCCCGGAGTACCGCCACCCCATGA